The DNA sequence CTTTTGATAATGCAGTATTTAGGTATATCCTCAAAGTTTTCTTTATCATCCCTTTATGATTCAGCATCTCACAACACTTTGTTTGACACCCTCAAATATAATAGTAGACCCAAAAATGGGTGCTGTTTAGCAACAGTCAGATCTTGTGAAGAAGAAGATCTGAAGAATTACACTATTGGCCTTGATGACACACCGATCcaaaattagaaaagttgaaGGGGCCATTTCAAATGTAGGACACAGCTAAGAATAGAGGACATCTCTCATCGTATGGTTTTAGGATGATCTGTCATCATGGGGGCTCCCATCTGAGTTCTCTGTCTCACCTTCGGAAATGGCTTGCATGGGGGCTGTGTAGAGACGGCTACGTGTACTGTAGCGACTGCTGTTGGCTACAGGGGGGATCCGAGAACGTCCTTGTCGAGATGCAGCTGACATAGGCAGGGTTTTGGGGGTGAAACTCTCAGAGTTGGCCCTGGGAAAAAGGCCTGGTATGTGGACTGGATCCAGACCAGAAATGGGAGTCTCTTGAAGTGTAGAGAATGGTTCCTCAGTCTGTCTTATAGACCCTTCCTGAAGGGACTCCCCAGGAGTTTTAGGGGTGATAGGGCTCTTCAGAATCTCTGTAGCTGACATGCGGTAGCTGGAATCAGACCTGCTACCTTTCTTTAGCAACAGGAGTTTAAACTCCTCATTAGACGTACTGGATTTCTTGGCGCTGCGGTAGATTGGCACAGGGGCTCGTTGTGACCCAGCAACAGTGGCTAATGGGGCTGGGATGTTGAGAGGAGGGGCTGGTGGGATGATGACGGCAGAGACAGGGGTTACTGGTGCTGTAGGGCAGAGACGAGACTTCACGTTTATGTCTCCTGAATCTTTACGGCCCAGGACCTTTCTCTTCGATCTGAATGAGGAAATCAAAACATAGTCTTAATTGAGATTTAGACAGTAGATGAATCGATGCAGAGATAGACAAAATTACATAAACACACGTTAAATAAAAAGTGGCTGGATCATCACAATAATTtgacacatacgcacacacacatacatatatatacactgctcaaaaaaataaagggaacacttaaacaacacaatgtaactccaagtcaatcacactcctgtgaaatcaaactgtccacttaggaagcaacactgattgacaatcaatttcacattgttgtgcaaatggaatagacaacagttggaaattataggcaattagcaagacacccccaataaaggagttgttctgcaggtggtgaccacagaccacttctcagttcctatgcttcctggctgatgttttggtcacttttgaatgctggcggtgctttcactctagtggacTAATCCTCGACCAGAGATCCCCACTTTCAAGTTTGcacaatttgtttttacagtttattcTCCCTCTGTGGCAGGTCAGGCCCATGTTAGAGAACTGGTAGACAAACTCTGGACACATGACACATTTTTTGGTCAAACCCACACACACTNNNNNNNNNNNNNNNNNNNNGGCAATTAgaaagacacccccaataaaggagtggttctgcaggtggtgaccacagaccacttctcagttcctatgcttcctggctgatgttttggtcatttttgaatgctggcggtgtcTACAGCCCACataagtggctcaggtagtgcagctcatccaggatggcacatcaatgcgagctgtggcaagaaggtttgctgtgtctgtcagcgtagtgtccagagcatggaggcgctaccaggagacaggccagtacatcaggagacgtggaggaggccgtaggagggcaagaacccagcagcaggaccgctacctctaCCTTTCTGcaaggaggagcactgccagagccctgcaaaatgacctccagcaggccacaaatgtgcatgtgtctgctcaaacggtcagaaacagactccatgagggtggtatgagggcccaacgtccacaggtgggggttgtgcttacagcccaacaccgtgcaggacggttgacatttgccagagaacaccaaaaTTGGCAAAtttgctcttcacagatgaaagcaggttcacactgagcacgtgtgacagacgtgacagagtctggagacgccgtggagaacgttctgctgcctgcaacatcctccagcatgaccggtttggcggtgggtcagtaatggtgtggggtggcatttctttggggggccacacagccctccatgtgctcgccagaggtagcctgactgccattaggtaccgagatgagatcctcagaccccttgtgagaccatatgctggtgcggttggccctgggttcctcctaatgcaagacaatgctagacctcatgtggctggagtgtgtcagcagttcctgcaagaggaaggcattgatgctatggactggcccgcccgttccccagacctgaatccaattgagcacatctgggacatcatgtctcgctctaTCCACCAACTCcatgttgcaccacagactgtccaggagttggcggatgctttagtccaggtttgggaggagatccctcaggagaccatccgccacctcatcaggaccatgcccaggcgttgtagggaggtcacacaggcacgtggaggccacacacactactgagcctcattttgacttgttttaaggagattacatcaaagttggatcggcctgtagtgtggttttccactttgattttgagtgtgactccagatccagacctccatgggttgataaattcgATTTCCAttcatcatttttgtgtgattttgttgtcagcacattcaactatataaagaaaggagtatttaatgagattatttaattcattcagatctgggatatgttattttagtgttccctttatttttttgagtagtatatatatatatatatatatatatattatcgcgttaatgtattaattaattaacgccgacaagagaacaagagagagcaagagagaatgCGACAGGGCGCGAGAGAGATTAAGTTCAGTACATAGATACTACATAGCCAAACCATAAATGCAAATTACAGCACCTGTGTATCATGGCAAACAGGTCCTCAGTTGTACGGGTCTTGTTGGGTGATGTGAGAATAATGTCATCATCCACTTTGGTGTCATCCGTCAGAGGGGAGAGCGAATTATCACTCGGTGTGGAATCTGCGGCACACAACATCCCTATCACATGTCATCTGGTTGTCTGATCATTTAGTATACAATCGGTGAAATAACCATCCTTTAAATCTTGCTCTCTGTTTACAATTAAAGGTTACTAGATGAGTAACCAGCTAAATAAATGCATGTTTCAGTGTTGTTGTCTGTACAAAAGAGTCTACTTCTGCCAGTTGAATTTATTTTACGAGCTTACCTTTACTGAAGTAATCCTCAGTGTCAGGAGTGGTGGAGTCATCTTTGCTGTCCTGTAGCTGCTGCTGATGGGCACTTCTGGTAGCACCTGATGTCacgtcctcctcttcttcctgctcTTCTTGTCTACCTTTCCTTGCATCGCTGATTAGGTAAGGATGCGATGTCTCCATTTTGGTACCAGGCACTTTGACTGGACTAGCCCAGGGCCCTGAGTCTGAGTGGGATCCCCCAGCAAACTCATATGCTGGGGGTGGAGGGTGGTCCGATCGCATGCCTCCTCTGGAACATGCAGCCCTCTGTGGCTCTTTCaactgctcctcctcttcctcctcttcctcgtcatcatcatcatcatcctggGAGAATGAGCGCTCTCCCAAAACCCTAAACTCAGAGTGTGCATGAGCTGAGTGCGTGAGCCCTCTGAACTCTGTGTGCGAGTGGATATGCGTGTGTAAATCCACAGGCGAAGGGTGGGGAGCACGTGGCACGGGCCGATGCAAGGGTGAGCTGTCATCGGAGAGTTCTGATAATGGATCCATCCGGGTTCTGAAGGCTGTCATAGCCCAGAAGGTTCCAGGTCCATAGCGGTCCTGTCTGAGTAGCAGGCTTTCATAGGATGGCGGCCCATCAGGGTGGCGGCCAGGGGGAGGTGGTTGCAAATGTTCAGGGGAGGAGATGTGGTCATGTGCTGGAGGTCTGGGAGGTGGCCTGCGAGGAGGGAGAGGCCTAGTGTTTATAGGTGGTGGAGCCAGAGTAGAACCACTAGGAGGACATTTGGGTCTTGTAGCGGTCTCTGCTACACTTGCTGTTTCCTGGTCTATAGTGGTAGTATTATCTGTAGATAGGCTAATAGAATGGAGCTGCACTGAACGAAGAGCAGATGGAGTTATCGCTAACAGATGGGAGCTAGGAATTGTTGGAGCAGAGTTTGAACTCGGCGGTGGGTTGGTATTTGATGCCTCGGGGACCAACAACTTTGGTCCTATGGCTAAAACGTTTGCAACTCTGTGTTTGCTGTGgtggagtgtgtgcatgtggtgtGTCCGGTGAGATAGTGTGTGTCTGACATAACCACCATGAAGAACATTGAGATCAAGttgagaaggtggaggtgggAAGTCAGGGTCTCTCTTATAGCCAGAGGAAATGGAAGCTCCATCTCTGGGAAAGTGCTgcagggaagagagagaagactTCCTTTCGGGCACTTTGGGCTTCCTCTTGCCAGTTGAGGGAGACAGAGGTCCTGGGAAGAATGCTGCCGAAGATGAGGGCAAGGTGGATGTTGGagtctctgattggctggaataTCCACTTGATGGTGAGGCCAGGCCAGCCAGCTTCTCTGGTGACCCAAGTTTGAAATCTCCAGGTGGGAGTGGTGGACTAGAGGCCCTGGTCTCTGAAGCCTGGGTATTGGCCTGGGTTTGGGTTTctgtagaggaggaagagctgTCTGGTGATTTGATACACTCCATGACAGTAGTGCCTGTGGCTGTGCTTGAGTTGGACATGGACGTGTACTCACCATTGTTGGACTTCAGCTCAGTGTTGTGAAGCCACAGGTCTGCATAGTCAGATTGCACAGCACCTTCATCCTTAAATGAGTGTGTATCAGCAGAGCTGAAGGACATGGGCTCTACTATGTCCACAGTTTCACTCAGTCCCATTCCCCAAGTTCCCAAAGGCTCTGCCACTAGACAAGATGTCTGTAATGGTTCTGGAGCAACTCCAAGCTCTAGCTCCAGTTCCAGCTTAATATCTGTGGAAGACAAGGTAAGCTCTTGTTCACTAACCGTCTTTGGTTGATCCTGATCTGCTTGTGTGTCCGTTCCAACATCAACACTACTACTGGTCTCCTTCAGCGAGGAGGTCCGTTTGGGTGGTGGAGGTTTGACTTTTGGTTTCCTCAGCGGACGAAAGGTCCTCCCCAGGGTCATAGTGCCTGCTCTGAAGCCAGCTGTGGGTTGGGGATAAACTCCATGGGATAGTGGTGCTGCCACAGTGTTGGATTGGCCACAGTCTGGCCCTGGGTCTGCATAGTTATACATGTATCCTCTGTAACTCTGATTACACTCCCCAAAATGCACAGAAGAACAGTAGAAACCCTCTGTATCAGATGGGTAATGAGAGCCAGGCTCTTTTTCAGTGTTGCTGGTCTTGTCACTGAAACAGGTTTGGTCTTCCAGACCTTGTTTGGAGCCGTACTCCTGGGCTAACCCATGGCTATGGCTCAGGTTTTGGGTCTGGTCAGGGTCTTGGTCTGGATCAGTCTGGTCTTGGTCTGGAGGGTATGTCCACTCCCCCTCACTGGCCGTACTGACCCCTGCATCATCCAGCTGGTCTGTGGCTGAGGATGTGAATGAGCTTGACCTGTGACCCTGGCCCTGGGGTCTGAGGTCAGAGTGGTATGAGGGATCCAGGGAGAATCCCTCATCAATGGCATTGGGCACAGTGTTGAGTGACAGCTCTGAGTCGCAGTGAGATGAGCCTGTCAGTGGTGGAGACGAGGGTGGGGGGATGGTTTCAGATGTCTGAGAGGGGCAGGTGGAGCTAGAACCACTCCAGTTCCCGCTCGATGACTGGTGGTCTTCTTTGTGGTCCACATGGCTGCCTAGAACTCCTGTTGTAGACACAGAGTGAATAGGGCTGCTGAAAGTATCTGAACTCGAAGAGATCTCACAGCTGCCCATGTCAGTCTTGCGGGGCAAGCGAGAACGGCCCCTCTCCATCCAGCTATGCTCTGggctccctcctcctccaccccctctgtctctttccccAGATCTCTGCAACCTTTTAAGGGTTCCAAGTTGCAGTGGCTCAGGAGCTGCCTGGTCATCTGTGCTCTCTTCTTCatccttcatcatcatcatcttcattcTTGGACTAGGGCCAGGTGGAATAAAGTCCTCTGCTTCGTATGGTGACAACTCTTCGTcttcgtcatcatcatcataattatCATCGTCATCCTCATCACTGTCCATTAGACGTCCACCCTCTCGAGGTAGGCTACGAGATCTTAAGCGTCCACCATGGGCTGCAGCACTGGTGTATGTGGAGTCTGACTGGTCACCCAGGGATGAAATGTTGCCTGTTGAATGGGACAGGGAGGCAGGGATTCCCTGATGGCCACGTTGAGCTCTGATGCGCCTTCTGGAGGGAGCAGCTGTACCTGAAaagggaaagacagaaaagagaaaggggAACAGAGACATTTCTTAATTCACATGGATGTCGGCCATATGGACTACAGCAAgttcttataaataaataattggaaTTCCAGTTTGATGGATCTAGTTTGAAAATTAAAGTATGCTGGTTTGAT is a window from the Micropterus dolomieu isolate WLL.071019.BEF.003 ecotype Adirondacks linkage group LG20, ASM2129224v1, whole genome shotgun sequence genome containing:
- the nhsb gene encoding Nance-Horan syndrome protein isoform X1, with amino-acid sequence MFNATVAVSNLDIESKLSLHYQAPWHQQHNVFHPCTRPPCLEELHRNAQLSLRALHRDEQQRHRSTSRERNRVTISISVAPPMPTFPSPHSIRRQQRSRLARAQERAERERELDYQPRKERTVRETEIQTIQRKERSGREADIQTIQRKFECFYSLHPIEGCIFIPWSRKATSTAEGEGGEVLGVHRAKASAPNAPSIQDKQTNWSKENLPPSDPKTTADPHAISSCIIPINVTGVGFDREASVRCSLVHSQSVLQRRRKLRRRKTITGIPKRVQHDMDSDESPVARERTVIIHANPHQLSLCQEDLSISGRLHHTRDSGCQTDDFLIACTAAPSRRRIRAQRGHQGIPASLSHSTGNISSLGDQSDSTYTSAAAHGGRLRSRSLPREGGRLMDSDEDDDDNYDDDDEDEELSPYEAEDFIPPGPSPRMKMMMMKDEEESTDDQAAPEPLQLGTLKRLQRSGERDRGGGGGGSPEHSWMERGRSRLPRKTDMGSCEISSSSDTFSSPIHSVSTTGVLGSHVDHKEDHQSSSGNWSGSSSTCPSQTSETIPPPSSPPLTGSSHCDSELSLNTVPNAIDEGFSLDPSYHSDLRPQGQGHRSSSFTSSATDQLDDAGVSTASEGEWTYPPDQDQTDPDQDPDQTQNLSHSHGLAQEYGSKQGLEDQTCFSDKTSNTEKEPGSHYPSDTEGFYCSSVHFGECNQSYRGYMYNYADPGPDCGQSNTVAAPLSHGVYPQPTAGFRAGTMTLGRTFRPLRKPKVKPPPPKRTSSLKETSSSVDVGTDTQADQDQPKTVSEQELTLSSTDIKLELELELGVAPEPLQTSCLVAEPLGTWGMGLSETVDIVEPMSFSSADTHSFKDEGAVQSDYADLWLHNTELKSNNGEYTSMSNSSTATGTTVMECIKSPDSSSSSTETQTQANTQASETRASSPPLPPGDFKLGSPEKLAGLASPSSGYSSQSETPTSTLPSSSAAFFPGPLSPSTGKRKPKVPERKSSLSSLQHFPRDGASISSGYKRDPDFPPPPSQLDLNVLHGGYVRHTLSHRTHHMHTLHHSKHRVANVLAIGPKLLVPEASNTNPPPSSNSAPTIPSSHLLAITPSALRSVQLHSISLSTDNTTTIDQETASVAETATRPKCPPSGSTLAPPPINTRPLPPRRPPPRPPAHDHISSPEHLQPPPPGRHPDGPPSYESLLLRQDRYGPGTFWAMTAFRTRMDPLSELSDDSSPLHRPVPRAPHPSPVDLHTHIHSHTEFRGLTHSAHAHSEFRVLGERSFSQDDDDDDEEEEEEEEQLKEPQRAACSRGGMRSDHPPPPAYEFAGGSHSDSGPWASPVKVPGTKMETSHPYLISDARKGRQEEQEEEEDVTSGATRSAHQQQLQDSKDDSTTPDTEDYFSKDSTPSDNSLSPLTDDTKVDDDIILTSPNKTRTTEDLFAMIHRSKRKVLGRKDSGDINVKSRLCPTAPVTPVSAVIIPPAPPLNIPAPLATVAGSQRAPVPIYRSAKKSSTSNEEFKLLLLKKGSRSDSSYRMSATEILKSPITPKTPGESLQEGSIRQTEEPFSTLQETPISGLDPVHIPGLFPRANSESFTPKTLPMSAASRQGRSRIPPVANSSRYSTRSRLYTAPMQAISEGETENSDGSPHDDRSS
- the nhsb gene encoding Nance-Horan syndrome protein isoform X2 produces the protein MQEYTVSNLDIESKLSLHYQAPWHQQHNVFHPCTRPPCLEELHRNAQLSLRALHRDEQQRHRSTSRERNRVTISISVAPPMPTFPSPHSIRRQQRSRLARAQERAERERELDYQPRKERTVRETEIQTIQRKERSGREADIQTIQRKFECFYSLHPIEGCIFIPWSRKATSTAEGEGGEVLGVHRAKASAPNAPSIQDKQTNWSKENLPPSDPKTTADPHAISSCIIPINVTGVGFDREASVRCSLVHSQSVLQRRRKLRRRKTITGIPKRVQHDMDSDESPVARERTVIIHANPHQLSLCQEDLSISGRLHHTRDSGCQTDDFLIACTAAPSRRRIRAQRGHQGIPASLSHSTGNISSLGDQSDSTYTSAAAHGGRLRSRSLPREGGRLMDSDEDDDDNYDDDDEDEELSPYEAEDFIPPGPSPRMKMMMMKDEEESTDDQAAPEPLQLGTLKRLQRSGERDRGGGGGGSPEHSWMERGRSRLPRKTDMGSCEISSSSDTFSSPIHSVSTTGVLGSHVDHKEDHQSSSGNWSGSSSTCPSQTSETIPPPSSPPLTGSSHCDSELSLNTVPNAIDEGFSLDPSYHSDLRPQGQGHRSSSFTSSATDQLDDAGVSTASEGEWTYPPDQDQTDPDQDPDQTQNLSHSHGLAQEYGSKQGLEDQTCFSDKTSNTEKEPGSHYPSDTEGFYCSSVHFGECNQSYRGYMYNYADPGPDCGQSNTVAAPLSHGVYPQPTAGFRAGTMTLGRTFRPLRKPKVKPPPPKRTSSLKETSSSVDVGTDTQADQDQPKTVSEQELTLSSTDIKLELELELGVAPEPLQTSCLVAEPLGTWGMGLSETVDIVEPMSFSSADTHSFKDEGAVQSDYADLWLHNTELKSNNGEYTSMSNSSTATGTTVMECIKSPDSSSSSTETQTQANTQASETRASSPPLPPGDFKLGSPEKLAGLASPSSGYSSQSETPTSTLPSSSAAFFPGPLSPSTGKRKPKVPERKSSLSSLQHFPRDGASISSGYKRDPDFPPPPSQLDLNVLHGGYVRHTLSHRTHHMHTLHHSKHRVANVLAIGPKLLVPEASNTNPPPSSNSAPTIPSSHLLAITPSALRSVQLHSISLSTDNTTTIDQETASVAETATRPKCPPSGSTLAPPPINTRPLPPRRPPPRPPAHDHISSPEHLQPPPPGRHPDGPPSYESLLLRQDRYGPGTFWAMTAFRTRMDPLSELSDDSSPLHRPVPRAPHPSPVDLHTHIHSHTEFRGLTHSAHAHSEFRVLGERSFSQDDDDDDEEEEEEEEQLKEPQRAACSRGGMRSDHPPPPAYEFAGGSHSDSGPWASPVKVPGTKMETSHPYLISDARKGRQEEQEEEEDVTSGATRSAHQQQLQDSKDDSTTPDTEDYFSKDSTPSDNSLSPLTDDTKVDDDIILTSPNKTRTTEDLFAMIHRSKRKVLGRKDSGDINVKSRLCPTAPVTPVSAVIIPPAPPLNIPAPLATVAGSQRAPVPIYRSAKKSSTSNEEFKLLLLKKGSRSDSSYRMSATEILKSPITPKTPGESLQEGSIRQTEEPFSTLQETPISGLDPVHIPGLFPRANSESFTPKTLPMSAASRQGRSRIPPVANSSRYSTRSRLYTAPMQAISEGETENSDGSPHDDRSS